The sequence below is a genomic window from Acropora palmata chromosome 5, jaAcrPala1.3, whole genome shotgun sequence.
aaactgacctgttggttgaagattttatctagactaaggaaaccaggaattgctACTCAGAAATATAAACACATGAAAtcggcaagtttaaattttcaccaCTCAGCTTCAACAGCATTGATACATTACTATCATAAAACGCTACTGGATATTATTGACTGTCATCGAAAATCCGTTGTAAAGTATAAAGTAGCTAGTTCACTTTCAGAATTGTCCTGTAgccaagttgttctatgcttGTGTataaaagttgttttaaatATCTGAAATGAAAACGTTGCACCGTTGTAATATAGaacttttaaagtttttatATAAAATACATTGTTGTTTCGGTTGTACCTGTATAGGTTATTTAGGAagtcaagtttttttgttgttgcacaCAAAAAGCAACACTCGTGACAGTTCTTTATTCAATCAGGTTAACCTGAAATTTAGGacttaatgaaaaaaaaacttggtgAAGTATAAATAGATCCTTTTTTAAGAGAGAAGGGATTGTGGTATAAGGCTTTGTTTTGGCTTTGCTTTAGACTGTGCTAGTGACCTCAGTTTCTGGAAAACAGCTACTCTAGGATAGGAAGgatttggggagtttactctagtatagggtagcaaaatccagctgaaactagctctggtataggctaagggttccagagtcctagcggcacatccccacccagaaattgctaaagtacccccccccccgacgttaattttttgttattattgcaAATTATGAATCAGCTAGTGAACGTCtttaaataatcataatagttttcacttttctctttattatttataagGAATGGCTCTTTTGCATCTACATTTATCTGAAACACTTTTTGAGGACAATGAAACCCTAAAACAGCAATGTCTTATAAATGCCTTGACAATTCTTGAGGGCAACCAGCACATGCTTAGAGGGAAAAGGATGACATTCCTCTGTGGAGATTCAGGTAAAAACCTGGATTATTTGTGATATTAACAAAACCAACACTAGTTTCAATGTCAACTAATGTGGCCCCCTAGTTGACCTGAGAAACCATAACATTGATTAACTCTACTTCTGtgtccagttgttcaaagcccgactaagctaatcctaggtttgggtaaatttttattgctctTTATTTAACACTAAAGGTGGGTTTGctacaaaattgtggcccattaaggttataaattacaaatttctttttcttaaaccTTTATCTTGGGAAAGATCCCCCTTTAACtgtaaataaatgacaattaaaatttccactaatccaggattagctttgaacaactggacaGCAGCTCATTTACTTTTATCACTTGGAGATCCAGAGATCTCTCTTGGATTAAATATGCTGTGCATGCATTTGCAAATTTACATTTCCACTCATTTGCTGCTCAGTAGTTACTGTACAGTACATGATTTCCTTGTAGTCACACTGTTATATTTGCTTTTTCAGGCATCCTGTCTTTACTCTCTGTTCTTTACTCAAAGTTGGGCCAGGAGGAAAAAAGTGTCAAATACCTGTCCAGACTGTTAACTCTTTCAGATAGTGTGTGTGGTAGGGATGCCTCATTACCTGATGAGGTTCTTTATGGTCGAGCTGGTTACCTGTTTTCCTTGCTTTTTGTACAGAAGCACCTTGGAGATGGGAAGATTGACAAAGACATTCTAAACAAGGTAAGCAAAAGATTTctgaaatcattttcatctttcaaTTATATTATTTCTGTTGGTGAAGTAAAATCTGTGCCATTCATGTCCCGATATCATTCTCTACTGTTCCACAATGCAAAGTTGACAATATGCTTCTGAGTAGTTTTTCAACAGGCAGGGTGGATTACCAGCCAGGCATAGCTACCTTGCAGGGTTTGTATTGCAATATTAGGATCCCTTTTCGTTATCAGCTTTCCTCATCTGAGGAAAGCACCACTGTCCTCAAAAAGAGGTTGTCTGTTGTCCATGCATCACATGCCAGTTCACAGAAAAAACCATCCCATATGTGCTATGAGAGTACAGGGTTATGGCCAGAGACTCCCAGCAGCATCTATAGCATGTCTCTATCACAAACTTCTCATAATCACACGGATTTACTGATAGTGAAACTATTAAAAATTGTCTTAGTGTGGCTAGGAGATACACAAGGAGGCAGGGAGTATTTTGGAGCATCATTCTCCTTTCAAGGTGGACTTAGGAACCCCACCATCCTCAGGATGCATTTTGGCTGTTTGCAAGGAGCCCATCCACCATTTGAGAGGTTTTGTTTCCTGTCCTGCTAGGTACCATGCCACCCTCCACACCAGCCTATATtacactaataattattattattgtttcctcACCATTatatttgctttaaacattTGTTACATCACTAGATGTAAAGTCCTACTGGAGCCTAACCtctgatgaaaacaattttcaaacattatGCTTTTACCTATATTTGTATTTgtcagttgttatttataaCATTCCCAACAGATCTGTCAGAGTATCATAGTTTCTGGTGAGAGACTAGCAAGACAAGAGCGAAGCAGGGCTCCATTGATGTATACGTGGCATGAGAAGCATTATGTTGGAGCTGCGCATGGCATTGTTGGAATCATTTACATGTTGCTTCAggttaaattaattttgctctGAATGGCCATGAGACGTAATAGTTGTTACTCATGCACATTTAATTATAAAGACTATAATTGGCTGAAATTCTGGCTCTTTTGTCATTAGGCCCTGTCAACCCAATCAGTTCAGTCCAACTTGAGGAATATCAAGAGTTGCGTGGAGTTCCTTCTGTCAGAGCAGTTTTCCTCTGGTAACTTTCCTTCATCACTTGAGAGTGGTATTGACAAACTTATCCACTGGTGTCACGGTGCTCCTGGAGCAGTGCATCTTATGGTCAAAGCATACCAGGTATACTAGAATAGGCTGATGGAGGACTAGGACTGAAGTTCCTAAGAATAAAGGATTTAAAAATTTGGACAGGAGCGGAAAGGATTTCCAAGAagttgaaatattttaggTGACACTAAAACAAGAAGGAAAGTCTTTGGTTAGACAGATGTGTCAACTTGAAGAGAGTCATCTCATACTGCAACAGAATAATTTAAAATCCTCAAGAATCTTAGCAAGAAAGGTAGTAAAAAGAGTGAACCATTTTTGAAGGGACTTTTGTTATGAGTTGTCTTCAAAATGAATGTAAAAGATCTTCAAAAGCTCTTAAAAAGATTtgagcaacaaaaaaaaaacattgaaatacCGGtatatcatttttgtttaacTCTTTAAGGTCTTTGGCAAAGAAAAGTATTTAAATGCAGCTATAAAGTGTGGTGAGGTTGTGTGGAACCGTGGTATCCTGAAGAAAGGTTATGGCATATGTCATGGTGTTGCTGGCAATGCTTACAGTTTCCTGTCTTTGtacaagcaaacaaatgaTGCAAAGTATCTTCATAGAGCTATAAAGGTTAGAAGGATTTTAAAGTAGCTGTCATCAAGGAATGACATCTTTGCATTTTTACCATCTGTTTCCTGAACAAATTTGAAGGCACAAccttcaacaacaaaaaaatagaaataatttttgttcccTTCTAAATTGTGCCAATACACGACATGATCTTATAAACGGTGAAATTCAGTCTAACTTTccattcttgtttttttttttttttttttttttttttttttttgtggtctTTTGGGATAGCTCTGCCAAGAGCAGTAATATTTGTTGGagcaatgtttttttaaattaaaatttattatgaCTTGTGTAAATGTGTAGTTTGCAGAATGGTGTTTTGACTATGGTCAGCATGGCTGTAGGATCCCAGACCACCCTTTCTCTCTGTTTGAAGGTAGGTGTTTCTTGCAGTTGTTGTAATGCAATGACAAGTTTAGGGACTGGGGGAGCTAGTCTATCTGACAGAGGTATTGGGCCTGAAGACAGAAGCAATAGCTTGAAATTGCTCTGTACACTTAGACTATGAAGTAGCCAGGTACCTGATGATTTTAGGCACAGTTTATGTGCAGAAGAGTTATCCAGCCTGGAAACTTAATCCATCTACCATCAACCCTGGAAAAGCCAGCCTTTCCTTCATTTCCCATAAAATGCAGCCAACTGTTTACATGAGGCAAAAAACAGAATCTCCCCTGGAAGGGTGACCTGTGTAGCATGTTCACCCACTTTCAAAGGGTCACATAGTCCTAGCCCAGTCACCCTTTTGGCATATAAACCCAGGGCTCTGTGAAGTGgttgattaaatttttataGGTAgtagaaacatttgaaattttgcaagaATATCTTTTACCTTGTTACCAGGATCTTGTAAACAATTAAGGTTGGAACGTGTTCTCAATTGGCTTTAAGCCTGTAACATGTCATTTCTTACATTAAATATCTAACTTAAATGATCTATGCTTATCTGCAACTTTGGAATGCTTTTAATGTTTGAcctacattaattttgttttctctcttaGGTATGGCTGGGACAGTATATTTCCTGGCAGATATGTTACAGCCAAAAGTGTCAAAATTCCCTGCATTTGAGCTTTAGCAGAATCCCTTATATTCTTGCCTACAACAGACTGAAAGCATTTCAAAGTCACCTCGGCAACttgctttaaaagaaaaaaagtaacaaaacaGTTTACAGTGATAAACCAAAGCAAGTCACCCACTTGATTGGATGTCAGGATTTGTACGACCATCTAACTACATAGATCAAGGAGCTTGATGCAAGTTGAAGGagctattattatttaaataaagaaagagaCAAAACCATTTGAAGTTTTGGTAAAAAATGTCTTCCAACTATGAACTGGTAAAACTACCAGTTTAATGGTACAGTTTTTGCTAAGTTACCTTTTGGATTGTGGTGTTAAGTTattgaaaatgaccaaaatacAAGGTAAAACACAATGAAGtagtatttttttgtttgtttttttgtcaataAAGAGGTTACCTCTGACTTGGTGTTGATAAATCAATggaatagagcagttttcaaaatgactgtcgaaagtaataattctaaaaatgctaaaaagactcgcgccagttttcgACCAATGacaagtaaaaccaaaaccaatcgcaccacgtacgtgtgatttttcccgcgcttcgagcgagttgcagataattgctaggaattgtgattggttcatagtgctgtttgttcctgttgtgattggttggaataattgctttggttttggtttttcgacagtcatttgaaaacctctAATAACAATCACAATAATTTGTTATGAAtagataaaataatatataaataaaataagaatGTCTCACAAATTGACACAAGCTCACAAGTAATAACCTGCATAGTATGATTTTACAACCAAAAGGCAATGTGGTGCGTATTAAACTTTGAGAATGAtatattttaagttttaagaGCATTTTACAAGAAGAATGTTTTTACAATCTATTCCAATTTCCTCAGCAAGGGAAAATGTCCATGACCACAACTGTTCCAGGTCAGCAGGCAAAGCAAATGAAGCACCTTGTTTGAGTGACTCTTCATGCCCACTTGCATCTGCTTCTGTAGTATTACTTCCCTCTACTTTTTCATGTGTAACTGTTGTAGAATGTTGTTTTAGTTTGTCAACTTCATAGCATCTGTCTCTGTTGTGTGTGTGTAGAGTTTGAAATGCTGATACTAGTTCATTGCCATCAAAATATCCATCACTCATAATTTTATTATGTTTTGTAacctttgcattttgaaagtcaCAGGATTCGACAAGCCCTTTAGAACCTTGCAAACATGTATTCTTCTGAGTCAGTTTGTTATCTAAAATGTTCTTCATAGTTTGTGGGTTGAGAGCAACCATTTCCATTTGGGTAACTTGAGTGAGCAAGTCTGCAATTTTAGCTACAGTTCTTTGGTCAGAATCTTGATCAGATTTTAACGAAGCAATCGATATCAAAGCACTGTAAAAATAAGTGAAGAAACCAAAGAGAGTGTATCTCTCACAATGCACACCCGACTAGTTATGGGGGGAATCACATAACTAGTCAGGGGGGATCACACCCAACTAGTTATGGGGGgacgtgggttcaaatcccggtCAGGGCAagctttctttcaaacatttaCTCAATTAAAAGTATGATTTTTTTGGGGTGTGCATTGTCAGGGTTTCTCTCCAACACTCtctgtaaattgaaattagcCTGTATCCTTCGAGGATCCTTCCTTGTCATCCACTAAGTTGACTACAGTCATCCATCATTAACTTGATCCTTGGTTGGGTTTCAAGTGGAGTTATAGGCTCCGCTAGCTTGTCAccttgaaagaaaagtttccCTGGCCCATGCCCTGACCATGTGAATCACTGCTTCGATGGCTGTGTTGCCAGCATGGTTGTCCtggtggtgtagtggtgaTCACACCCGACGAGTTATGGGGGGatgtgggttcaaatcccgctcagggcaaactttctttcaaacatttaTTCAATTAATTAGATATATAAatacatatgtatatatatcaCATTAAagagaataatattattattaataattatggaTGTTCACTTTTCTGAACTATTAGTGTTTCAGCTTAAATTAATGTTGAGGTAGTTATGTACCATTCAAGCGAAAGCTTTAACATTCCTCGCACGGGCAAGAACTTTTAAGATTTGGGTTGTTGAATTTGCTATCCTGACTCCTCAATACCATACTCCACTGCAGGTCCATTTTAGATGATCTAATCTCATGACCCCTCCCacttattcatttttttttaaacaaaaacaaaataaatttattaacaACCCTATAACTGCATTTGGAAGCCTCGCACATCCAGAGTGAAATCAGCACTGGCCTCTGTTTGTGCCATTTTTTGCCAGAGCAAACAAGAATATCACACATTCTTGATTGTGGTGATCAAGTTACCCATCCCAGGTGACTAAATATCCCCTCCCTACAACTCCTATCCCCTGTCCTTTTGGTACAAGAATTGTTAAAGATCCAGGATACTTTAACTGTGGGTAGGAGCATTTACTTGACCCGCAGATTGTGCCTGAAAACAATCTTCCAACCTTGCTCCCACTACCTTTTAATGAATGAATctgaaaaagataaaactGACCTAAAAGTTTTGATATCTCGTGGTGGTATATTAGCTTTGTTCCCCACAATTAAGTTACCTTAAAGTTCCTCTTAGCTTTCCCCATTCTTTGGAAATGACAACTCCATGAGAAAATCCTTCATTGAAGCCTTGCTGTAAATGAGCTTCTTTACCTGACTCTAAGCCTTCACGATAACCAGCCTGTAAAAATCGACAACTTTCATCTCAAGATTTGGATTACCAGGTATGATAACTGTTTTCATTCCATCAATTTATttcagagaagaaaaaaattaagtaacTTGCAGAATagctgggaaaaaaaatgatgaaggAATTGTTCTTATTAGACTTTAGTAAGgccaattcaattcaattcaattcagttTATTCacacttttaaaaaatatttacattatATAGTATAGTAAGATAAGAAGAATACGTTAATAAAGAATAAGCGGAAATTATAGGGAAATTAATAACTTTGTTGGAAGTGTGCGGTGGTCAGAGGAGATTAGCTTTCTAGCTAACCACCGCACAACTATCAGTTACTGGCTTGGCAACGAGAAGCCAAGTAATATATAACTATATGAATATGTATTTTACCAGTTCGTGAATCTGCTTCATTTTCCTGTAGTCCATATTTTCTTCGTGCCCTTCAAGAATATCATATTCGTCGGCCATATTGGTTACTGTTAATTTATGCATTCACGCATGCTCATAGCATTTGTTCCAACAAGCTCCTGCCATCCAGTATGGCGCCGGTATCGGAACAATAATATCATTGTGAAAATCCACTTTCATCTTGTTTCCTTGACCatgaaaataagtttttcataaaaaaacatTATCTCAGTTTATTTATCTTTTGCTTTACGGGTTAAGTTCTCAATGACGTGAAAATGTAGGGACATTTCGGCCAAAAATAATCGGGATCAAGATGCCCAGTTCCCGAAATGAGAAGGAATTGAGTCTTGCCGCTAGAAATCATAGCAAAAGCAAAAAGTCATCCCATAAACCAAAGAAACATAAGAAACGTCCCAAACCCGAGACATCGGCTGAAAATTTTAGGGGACAGTATGAAGATATCTCCTCAGCATCGGATGAAACTGCGGAGTTGCCTGTTCAAAAATACAGCTCCATATCACCGAGCCCCTCGCCCGAAGCGTCGAAAAACACAGCACCTAATGTAAAGAGGAAGAAGCCAAAAAAGGAACCTTCCATGCATCGATcaagtaaaagtaaaaaggaCAAGAAACGGGGCAAGTCGCCTATAGATCTTCCACATCATTCTTACCAAGCTGGTCCACCATTGTCGCCAGTTTCGAGTTCAAAATGGAAAGATGGGGCACCATCGCCAGAGCCTGTTCTAATTAGCAAGGATATCCATCAATTTTCGTCGCCTGTGTCAAGGAAACGTAGGTCAGAGTCTCCTTACCTACCTAGAGCTTACAGACCCTTAAAATCACCGAGCATAAGCCCCTCTAGGTCACCGTACAACAGACGAAGGTCTCCCATTAGGGACAGATCGCCAATGAAAGTTTGGTCAATGTCGCCCTATAGCCATAGATCAAGATCGCCCACACCTCCAAGAGGGAGGTCACCAGTAAGAACTTACAAATCTTTGGAACAGTCCCCTTATCATTCTCCTACTGGCAGGTTCTCACCACATAGCCGCAACAAGGCAGCATTTAGTCGTAGGCAGTCACCTTCACCTTATGGACGACACTCACCATCACCAACAATAATTAGGAACACTGGCATAAGGAGTAAGCCAACTCAAAGGAACAGACCACGCAGTAGATCTCTGTCACCACATGAGCAAAAATACGAGAAGTCACCAGTTACTAGGACAAAAAATTGGAGTCGATCACCTCCGCCACCTTACAGATCGCGAAGAAGTGCACCTCGCAGCCCAGAGTTTCATAAGTCAAGATCTGAAACCAAAAGTACCCCTcggaaaagagaaaagtttCCAAGAAATGAGCCAAGGATTGCTGAAACAAAGTCTGTGAGCAGAGACTCTGCTGTGAAATTATCCAACTCCAAggataatttaaataaaaataagaacaaGGTTGATTCTGTGGATGGACTGAAACGAAATCAAACAAAGAATCCTGAACATTCTGTGaaaaaagcaagcaagcaaggtATAGAAAGCACTAACAAAGATTTGTTGGCAAATGGACCATTAAAGACTTCAAGTTCaacagaagtgaaaaagtcatCCATAGACAATGAAAAGGTTTGTCAAACTGAATCCAAGCCAGCTCTTCCTCTTCCCCCTTTGAATGATCCAGCACCTCCACCTCTCCCTAGTGAGGAGCCACCACCATTACCTCCGGATGAAGAAAAGCCACCTCCACCACCTGCGCCAACTTTACCACCTCTACCTCTGCCACCTGAATTACCAGGAACACCATGTGAATCACCGACATCATATTCACCTCACTCACCTGATGGAAAGCCTCCAGACTCACCAAAATCAGACCAACAATTGCAAGCTTCCAAGGACTCAGACAGAACAGGTATTCCTTCTGTTTCTGGTCAAAGTAGTCAGAGCGGTACACCATTATCTACACCAGATACCACTCCTAGAACTCCAGCTGAAAGTGAGTGGGGGGAGAGATGTGTGGATAtgtttcaaattattgatCAAGTTGGGGAAGGAACCTATGGACAAGTATACAAAGCAAAGGACAAGATCACAGGTGGGGAGTTGTTACTGactttattgttgttgtttttttggcttcatcagcctaaaaaattaataattctttATTGGCCTGTTTTGACTATTGGTTGCTAGTGTTCATTTTAGATTGAAGCCTAGGAATATGTCTCACTGTTGACTTCTTGTTCTTATTTTATCAGGAGAGCTTGTGGCATTGAAGAAGGTTAGGACTGATAATGAGAAAGAAGGCTTTCCCATAACAGCTGTGAGGGAAATTAAAATCCTTCGCCAATTGAATCATCCCAACATTGTCAACTTGAAAGAGATTGTAACAGACAAACCAAATGCCTTGGATTTTAGGAAGGATAAAGGTCAGTACAATATAATTTAGGGAATAGTTCTATTACCTTCATTTTGGGGTTGGGGGGTGGAGGGGCTTTTATTTATTCCTTTGTAGAGGAAAAAATAGTCAAGAGTTCTTTAAACAGTCATAAATCTAATGATAATCATGAACTCTGTCTTGTCAGATTTTGAATTAATAGATGTGTCACCCTCCcaggttttttttccatccTGTTCTCTGCACTTAAACTTGAAGAGTTCTTCTCTCTCCCTACTTCTCACAATTCATAGCTTTCGTTGCATGTCTCAAGAATGCTGAACCTTTTCGCTGCTCCATTCAAGGGCTTTAATTAAACGACAGTTGCAGGCATTACTCTCTCATTGTTAGTCATGTATGCACAAAGCATAGAAATGACTATTGTTAGGACTCAGAATATGCAGATTTTTCACTCTCTTAGATGTTAACAAATCGATATGTCAGTGGCAGATCAGTTGACAGGAACTTTCTGAAGTAATGCTGCAATACTTAATCTATGTACTTTCTGATGTAATCCTGTGATGctgaaatataataataatttgacctAACCCATTGACTACCTATgttcaaaaagaaatttgacgaTCATAatgattaattattattatcttcaaaacgaatttGTTATACATGTACCCACAATTTATTCACAGCATcctttgattcttttttttgctttgttgcatATATTTGCTatcatctttttttgttttattttttgaaataaggTGGATTTTACCTTGTATTTGAGTATCTGGATCATGACCTAATGGGCGTACTGGAATCAGGTTTAGTTCACTTCACCGAAGATCATATCAAGTCCTTTACAAAACAACTACTGGATGGTCTCAATTATTGTCACCGAAAGAATTTCCTTCATAGGGACATTAAATGTTCCAACATTTTACTCAGCAACAAGTGAGTTTCATTGTTGGACATAATTTTTATGAACATTATCCTTAAACTAGTAATAATAAGAGAATAGATAAGTGCATtcaatgtgttttgttgctttataactgaGACTTGTGGTCATAACCTCATGCTGTTGAAATGCACAATAAAGCAGCTTGACACTGTCTGATTTCATCTTGCCTGGCATTGGATCGATACTAGCATGAGATTGAGGCCAAGTGTGGCAGTCAGTCCGAGATGGTGgccaaagcctgaaatgacctAACATCCGCgatc
It includes:
- the LOC141881546 gene encoding uncharacterized protein LOC141881546 — protein: MHKLTVTNMADEYDILEGHEENMDYRKMKQIHELAGYREGLESGKEAHLQQGFNEGFSHGVVISKEWGKLRGTLSALISIASLKSDQDSDQRTVAKIADLLTQVTQMEMVALNPQTMKNILDNKLTQKNTCLQGSKGLVESCDFQNAKVTKHNKIMSDGYFDGNELVSAFQTLHTHNRDRCYEVDKLKQHSTTVTHEKVEGSNTTEADASGHEESLKQGASFALPADLEQLWSWTFSLAEEIGIDCKNILLVKCS
- the LOC141881544 gene encoding lanC-like protein 2; its protein translation is MSRNRLSSSERRYFENTFEDYDGRTILQSDDGKIAEPHYSSFKEKTVKLLKQCEEGVKRSRDDHDYSVYTGSGGMALLHLHLSETLFEDNETLKQQCLINALTILEGNQHMLRGKRMTFLCGDSGILSLLSVLYSKLGQEEKSVKYLSRLLTLSDSVCGRDASLPDEVLYGRAGYLFSLLFVQKHLGDGKIDKDILNKICQSIIVSGERLARQERSRAPLMYTWHEKHYVGAAHGIVGIIYMLLQALSTQSVQSNLRNIKSCVEFLLSEQFSSGNFPSSLESGIDKLIHWCHGAPGAVHLMVKAYQVFGKEKYLNAAIKCGEVVWNRGILKKGYGICHGVAGNAYSFLSLYKQTNDAKYLHRAIKFAEWCFDYGQHGCRIPDHPFSLFEGMAGTVYFLADMLQPKVSKFPAFEL
- the LOC141881538 gene encoding uncharacterized protein LOC141881538, translating into MPSSRNEKELSLAARNHSKSKKSSHKPKKHKKRPKPETSAENFRGQYEDISSASDETAELPVQKYSSISPSPSPEASKNTAPNVKRKKPKKEPSMHRSSKSKKDKKRGKSPIDLPHHSYQAGPPLSPVSSSKWKDGAPSPEPVLISKDIHQFSSPVSRKRRSESPYLPRAYRPLKSPSISPSRSPYNRRRSPIRDRSPMKVWSMSPYSHRSRSPTPPRGRSPVRTYKSLEQSPYHSPTGRFSPHSRNKAAFSRRQSPSPYGRHSPSPTIIRNTGIRSKPTQRNRPRSRSLSPHEQKYEKSPVTRTKNWSRSPPPPYRSRRSAPRSPEFHKSRSETKSTPRKREKFPRNEPRIAETKSVSRDSAVKLSNSKDNLNKNKNKVDSVDGLKRNQTKNPEHSVKKASKQGIESTNKDLLANGPLKTSSSTEVKKSSIDNEKVCQTESKPALPLPPLNDPAPPPLPSEEPPPLPPDEEKPPPPPAPTLPPLPLPPELPGTPCESPTSYSPHSPDGKPPDSPKSDQQLQASKDSDRTGIPSVSGQSSQSGTPLSTPDTTPRTPAESEWGERCVDMFQIIDQVGEGTYGQVYKAKDKITGELVALKKVRTDNEKEGFPITAVREIKILRQLNHPNIVNLKEIVTDKPNALDFRKDKGGFYLVFEYLDHDLMGVLESGLVHFTEDHIKSFTKQLLDGLNYCHRKNFLHRDIKCSNILLSNKGEIKLADFGLARLYEADERRPYTNKVITLWYRPPELLLGEERYGPGIDIWSVGCILGELFTKKPIFPAVQEIGQLELISRICGTPMPAVWPDVIHLPHFHTIKPKKQYRRRVKEEFSFMPADALDLFDRMLTLDPSKRITAEESLQHPFLKDVVCQNISPPSLPTWQDCHEMWCKKRRRKGEGKATDDGSSGKQGRRESVADNLEPSIDHPTQIPKEDQDETNSFPRRQSIETIEMETEDVPENAHSIRDELSFSDEKLPEQYSYTEEHPKAAYSQDSYYQRDYQQDYSEGSRNSIFRTDEGYPRPYARENFDNSRASRYSQSSVHYEQLSPPIDHTTRPYTDQYKHYEYDSGRREKDYDESSSRYREQSASYLYRERYSDSFSQKREIFDYSDSQYSHYPVGAEKVNSPVRGVETCSRW